A section of the Alligator mississippiensis isolate rAllMis1 chromosome 8, rAllMis1, whole genome shotgun sequence genome encodes:
- the MMGT1 gene encoding ER membrane protein complex subunit 5, with the protein MAAASLWKGLVGVGLFALAHAAFSAAQHRSYMRLTEKEDETLPIDIVLQTLLAFAVTCYGIVHIAGEFRDMDATSELKNKTFDTLRNHPSFYVFNHRGRVLFQSPDTANSSSNQDALSSSSSLKFRKLEPLRR; encoded by the exons ATGGCGGCCGCCTCGCTGTGGAAGGGGCTGGTGGGCGTCGGGCTCTTCGCCTTGGCCCACGCCGCCTTCTCCGCCGCGCAGC ATCGCTCCTACATGAGGTTAACAGAAAAGGAAGATGAAACATTGCCAATAGAT ATAGTTCTTCAGACACTACTGGCCTTCGCAGTGACCTGCTATGGAATAGTACACATTGCAGGAGAATTTAGAGACATGGATGCCACTTCAGAGCTAAAAAATAA gacatTTGACACCTTAAGGAACCATCCGTCCTTTTATGTATTTAATCATCGTGGTAGAGTGTTGTTCCAGTCCCCAGACACAGCGAATTCTTCTTCAAACCAAGATGCTTTATCATCCAGCTCATCACTGAAGTTTCGAAAACTTGAACCTCTGCGCCGTTAA